A single genomic interval of Lentimicrobium saccharophilum harbors:
- the ftsZ gene encoding cell division protein FtsZ has translation MLKFDLPKNQSSIIKVIGVGGGGSNAVTHMFKQGIRGVDFMICNTDCQALDTSPVPLKIQLGNKGLGAGSIPQVGKEAASENIDDIRKILESNTKMVFITAGMGGGTGTGAAPVIAALAKELGILTVGIVTLPFSFEGRKRAQQARAGIDELRKSVDTLLIICNDKLRELEGDLKLSEAFSKADNILTVAAKGIAEIITVTGYINVDFEDVKTVMKDSGKAIMGSGLAEGENRALEAVQMAMTSPLLDDANIRGASNILLYISSGTEEITLDEVMEITDYIQHEAGSGADIIWGNGTDETLGSKISITLIATGFDSKNKNTGESGKPEVIVYPLNQEPAQAGPKSAEPAKPAPAQIEEITLVNRSVETDKTAPSPAPTPAPEPPAEAKIPAEPQRTFTFDLNPSRSKVNPSQNNDKQADGFIAAPVRTTREKEPGFDFLRSFRPENPDDAEDADNLEKQEEIANARYARLKEISIKIASPDGLAEMENQPAYLRRNVELRDTPSSGTSEVSRYTLFKTENNPVEMRQNNAFLHDNVD, from the coding sequence ATGCTCAAATTCGATTTGCCCAAAAATCAATCATCCATCATAAAAGTAATCGGCGTTGGAGGTGGCGGCAGCAATGCAGTTACCCATATGTTCAAGCAAGGTATCCGCGGGGTTGACTTTATGATATGCAACACCGACTGCCAGGCCCTTGACACCAGCCCGGTGCCCCTGAAAATTCAGTTAGGTAATAAAGGTCTCGGAGCCGGCTCTATCCCTCAGGTAGGCAAAGAAGCTGCTTCCGAAAACATTGACGATATTCGCAAGATACTGGAGAGTAATACCAAAATGGTGTTTATCACCGCCGGTATGGGTGGAGGTACCGGCACAGGAGCCGCTCCCGTGATTGCAGCCCTGGCAAAAGAGCTTGGCATCCTCACCGTCGGTATTGTAACCCTCCCCTTTTCATTTGAGGGCAGAAAGCGCGCTCAGCAGGCCCGTGCAGGTATCGATGAACTGCGTAAGTCCGTAGATACCTTGCTGATCATCTGCAATGACAAACTGCGCGAACTGGAAGGAGACCTCAAACTCTCGGAAGCTTTCAGCAAAGCCGACAACATCCTTACCGTGGCTGCAAAAGGAATAGCTGAAATCATCACGGTTACCGGTTACATCAATGTTGACTTTGAGGATGTAAAAACGGTAATGAAGGACAGCGGCAAAGCCATCATGGGATCCGGACTGGCCGAAGGAGAAAACAGAGCGCTGGAAGCCGTTCAGATGGCCATGACCTCTCCCCTGCTCGACGATGCAAATATCCGCGGCGCCAGCAATATCCTGCTTTATATCTCGTCAGGGACTGAAGAAATCACCCTTGATGAGGTAATGGAAATCACCGATTATATTCAGCATGAGGCCGGATCCGGCGCTGACATCATCTGGGGTAACGGTACCGATGAAACATTGGGCAGTAAGATCAGCATTACCCTCATTGCCACTGGTTTCGATTCCAAAAACAAGAATACCGGAGAATCCGGAAAACCCGAAGTCATTGTTTATCCGTTGAACCAGGAGCCGGCTCAGGCTGGTCCGAAATCGGCAGAACCGGCAAAGCCGGCGCCTGCACAGATTGAAGAGATCACCCTGGTCAACAGGAGCGTAGAAACGGACAAAACCGCACCATCACCGGCCCCCACCCCGGCCCCCGAACCACCGGCAGAAGCCAAAATACCGGCGGAACCGCAGCGTACCTTCACATTTGACCTTAACCCGTCAAGGAGTAAGGTTAACCCATCACAAAACAATGATAAACAGGCTGATGGTTTTATCGCTGCTCCGGTAAGAACAACCCGTGAAAAAGAACCCGGATTCGATTTCCTGCGGTCATTCAGGCCTGAAAATCCAGATGATGCTGAAGATGCGGACAATCTTGAAAAACAGGAAGAGATTGCCAATGCCAGATATGCCAGGCTGAAAGAAATCAGCATTAAAATTGCTTCGCCCGACGGACTGGCCGAAATGGAAAACCAACCAGCCTACCTACGCAGGAATGTTGAGTTACGGGACACTCCGTCATCCGGGACTTCGGAAGTATCGCGTTACACCCTTTTCAAAACAGAGAACAATCCGGTGGAAATGCGGCAAAACAACGCTTTCCTGCACGATAATGTAGATTAA
- a CDS encoding FtsW/RodA/SpoVE family cell cycle protein, with protein MKTILNNIKGDKVIWAVVFLLSIFSVLAVYSSTGTLAFRYQSGNTEYYLIKHLGILLLGFVLMYLAHQVKYKYYARISQLAIYISVPLLAYTLMFGTNVNEASRWYTLPLINLTFQPSDFAKLALIIFVARLLAKKQENIEDFKKGFIAILLPVLLITLLILPANLSTAAMIFITCLVLMFIGRVRLRYILALVGIGLVSMTLLIVIVINVPQLGKRVGTWQNRIENFRSGDSDGNYQVEQAKIAIANGRLTGRMPGNSTQKNFLPHPYSDFIFAIIIEEYGLIGGILVVLLYLVLLFRAIKIVIRSPRNFAAFLTFGVAFSLVFQAMINMMVAVNLIPVTGQTLPLISMGGTSIWFTSISIGIILSVSREIEEEQKEVKQQNQAEHAVA; from the coding sequence ATGAAAACAATCCTGAATAATATAAAAGGCGATAAGGTAATCTGGGCGGTGGTTTTTCTGCTCTCAATTTTCTCGGTGCTGGCGGTGTACAGCTCTACAGGAACGCTTGCCTTCCGCTATCAGTCAGGCAACACTGAATATTATCTGATCAAGCATCTCGGGATTCTGCTGCTCGGTTTTGTCCTTATGTACCTGGCCCATCAGGTGAAATACAAATACTACGCGCGTATTTCACAGCTTGCCATATATATATCTGTACCCCTCCTCGCCTACACGCTGATGTTCGGCACCAATGTGAATGAAGCCAGCCGCTGGTACACGCTGCCACTGATCAATCTGACTTTTCAGCCATCCGATTTTGCCAAGCTGGCGCTGATCATCTTTGTCGCCCGCTTGCTGGCTAAAAAACAGGAAAACATTGAAGATTTCAAAAAAGGTTTTATTGCCATCCTGCTGCCGGTGTTGCTAATAACACTGCTGATTTTGCCGGCAAATCTCTCTACAGCCGCGATGATTTTCATCACCTGCCTGGTGCTGATGTTTATAGGGCGGGTCAGGCTGCGCTATATCCTTGCCCTGGTAGGTATAGGTCTTGTAAGTATGACCCTGTTGATTGTTATTGTTATCAATGTTCCTCAACTCGGCAAGCGCGTTGGCACCTGGCAAAACAGGATAGAAAACTTCAGAAGCGGGGACAGCGACGGGAATTATCAGGTGGAACAGGCGAAAATAGCCATCGCCAATGGCAGACTGACCGGCAGAATGCCCGGCAATTCAACACAAAAGAACTTCCTGCCACATCCATACTCCGACTTCATCTTTGCCATAATTATTGAAGAGTATGGTCTGATCGGCGGAATACTGGTCGTGCTGCTTTACCTGGTGCTGCTCTTCAGGGCTATTAAAATTGTAATCAGGAGTCCGCGCAATTTTGCCGCTTTTCTCACCTTTGGCGTTGCATTCAGTCTGGTGTTTCAGGCGATGATTAACATGATGGTGGCAGTTAACCTGATACCGGTCACCGGTCAGACACTCCCGCTAATCAGTATGGGCGGTACTTCCATCTGGTTTACCAGTATTTCTATCGGAATTATTCTAAGCGTAAGCCGGGAAATTGAAGAAGAACAAAAAGAAGTTAAACAACAAAATCAAGCTGAACATGCCGTTGCCTGA
- the murG gene encoding undecaprenyldiphospho-muramoylpentapeptide beta-N-acetylglucosaminyltransferase: protein MPEKRIIISGGGTGGHIFPAIAIADALKNLEPGINILFTGAKGRMEMEKVPAAGYPIEALWISGLQRKLTWKNLLFPVKVIHSSIKARSIIKKFRPDAVVGVGGYASGPTVKAAAALGIPTILQEQNSYPGITNKMLARKAKKICVAYSGMEKYFPASKLVLTGNPVRAEIVHANAKKEEALEFFGLDRNKPTILAVGGSLGAFTINQSIHQGLKEIADSGIQLIWQTGKYYADQASAAVLPFENSGIRQYTFIARMDLAYAAADLVISRAGAIAISELCVTGKPGILVPSPNVAEDHQTKNAMALVSADAAIMVKDSECARELVKTTIELAGNNERKMQLSANILTMGKSKAAAEIAEIILSCIIK, encoded by the coding sequence TTGCCTGAGAAAAGGATTATCATCAGCGGTGGAGGGACGGGCGGACACATCTTCCCGGCTATTGCCATTGCTGATGCATTGAAAAATCTGGAACCGGGAATCAACATCCTGTTTACAGGGGCAAAAGGACGGATGGAAATGGAAAAGGTTCCGGCGGCCGGCTATCCGATTGAAGCCTTATGGATCAGCGGTCTTCAGCGGAAACTCACCTGGAAAAACCTGTTATTCCCGGTGAAAGTGATACATAGCAGTATTAAGGCGCGGTCCATTATTAAAAAATTCAGACCAGATGCCGTTGTCGGTGTGGGCGGATATGCCAGCGGACCGACCGTGAAAGCTGCTGCAGCATTAGGAATCCCGACCATTTTGCAGGAACAGAATTCCTATCCCGGAATTACCAATAAAATGCTGGCGCGCAAGGCAAAGAAAATCTGCGTGGCTTACTCCGGAATGGAAAAATACTTCCCGGCATCCAAGCTTGTGCTGACCGGGAATCCGGTGCGGGCTGAAATTGTACATGCCAATGCCAAAAAAGAGGAAGCCCTTGAATTTTTCGGACTGGACAGAAATAAGCCAACCATCCTCGCTGTCGGAGGCAGTCTGGGCGCATTTACCATAAACCAGAGCATCCATCAGGGCCTGAAAGAAATCGCCGATTCCGGCATCCAGCTGATCTGGCAAACAGGAAAATATTATGCTGATCAGGCTTCGGCGGCTGTTTTGCCGTTCGAAAACTCAGGCATCCGGCAGTACACTTTTATAGCACGCATGGATCTTGCCTATGCCGCCGCCGACCTTGTAATATCGCGGGCGGGAGCCATCGCCATATCGGAGCTCTGTGTCACCGGCAAGCCCGGCATCCTCGTTCCTTCACCCAATGTAGCCGAGGACCACCAGACAAAAAACGCGATGGCCCTGGTATCTGCTGATGCCGCTATTATGGTAAAGGACAGTGAATGCGCCCGGGAGCTGGTGAAGACCACCATCGAACTTGCCGGTAACAATGAAAGGAAGATGCAATTATCTGCAAACATATTGACTATGGGAAAAAGTAAAGCTGCCGCTGAGATCGCAGAAATTATACTAAGTTGTATCATCAAATAA
- the ftsA gene encoding cell division protein FtsA gives MEPSEIIVGLDIGTTKIAAIVGRRNENGKIDILGFGRTDSIGVKRGVVANIDDTVQSIVAAVKEAENRSETNIATVNVGIAGQHIKSIQYRGSIIRPNADIEISQSDIDGLNENMFKLAMNPGEEIIDVIPQEYTVDGESGIKQPKGMLGHQLEANFHIITGQTMAAKNIFKCIKKANLEVESLLLEPLASAEAVLSDEEKEAGVVLVDIGGGTTDIAIFQDGIIRHTAVIPFGGDIITEDIKEGCTIIKKHAEDLKVKFGSALASENRDEEVVAIPGLRGRPPKEITLRNLASIIQARMEEIIEHIYFEIKNSGYEKKLIAGIVLTGGGAQLKHITQLTEFITGMDTRIGYPNEHLAPGVPEEMASPMYATGIGLVIIGLQRLEKESLKTEKPAQKPKKPPRGSFLDIIKKFFEEDGNT, from the coding sequence ATGGAACCATCTGAAATTATTGTCGGCCTTGATATAGGCACAACTAAAATAGCCGCCATCGTTGGCCGCCGCAACGAGAACGGCAAGATCGATATCCTGGGCTTTGGCCGTACCGACTCGATCGGTGTGAAAAGGGGTGTCGTAGCCAACATAGATGATACTGTACAGAGTATTGTCGCTGCAGTGAAGGAGGCCGAGAACCGTTCCGAAACCAATATCGCTACAGTAAATGTCGGGATAGCCGGACAGCACATAAAAAGTATTCAATACCGCGGGTCCATTATCAGGCCGAACGCTGACATAGAAATCAGCCAGTCAGATATAGACGGGCTGAACGAAAACATGTTCAAACTGGCCATGAACCCGGGAGAAGAGATCATCGATGTTATCCCGCAGGAATATACTGTGGATGGTGAGAGCGGGATCAAGCAGCCCAAAGGAATGCTTGGGCATCAGCTGGAAGCAAACTTTCATATCATCACCGGCCAGACCATGGCAGCAAAGAACATTTTCAAATGCATCAAAAAAGCCAACCTGGAGGTTGAATCGCTCCTGCTTGAGCCCCTGGCATCTGCGGAGGCGGTACTGAGCGATGAGGAAAAAGAGGCCGGTGTGGTGCTGGTTGATATTGGCGGAGGAACGACTGACATCGCCATATTTCAGGATGGTATCATAAGGCATACAGCAGTCATTCCTTTTGGCGGTGACATTATTACCGAAGATATCAAGGAAGGCTGTACCATCATCAAGAAACATGCTGAAGACCTCAAAGTGAAATTCGGTTCAGCCCTGGCCAGTGAAAACAGGGATGAAGAAGTGGTGGCCATCCCCGGACTGCGTGGCAGGCCCCCCAAGGAAATCACCCTCCGCAACCTGGCAAGTATCATTCAGGCCCGGATGGAAGAGATTATTGAACACATCTACTTCGAGATCAAAAACTCGGGTTACGAGAAGAAACTGATTGCGGGGATTGTGCTTACCGGCGGCGGGGCCCAGCTGAAGCATATCACCCAGTTAACGGAATTTATAACCGGTATGGACACCCGCATAGGCTACCCCAACGAGCACCTTGCCCCGGGCGTTCCGGAAGAAATGGCCAGTCCGATGTATGCCACAGGGATAGGGCTGGTCATCATCGGCCTGCAACGCCTTGAAAAGGAATCACTCAAGACGGAGAAGCCTGCACAAAAACCCAAAAAACCACCCAGGGGATCATTCCTCGATATCATCAAAAAATTCTTTGAAGAAGATGGAAACACCTGA
- the mraY gene encoding phospho-N-acetylmuramoyl-pentapeptide-transferase, translated as MLYYLFDYLDKTFDFPGAGMFQYISFRAALAVITSLTISLLFGKSLINYLKKKLVGEIVRDLGLEGQKQKQGTPTMGGLIILSAIVIPTLLFAKLNNIYIILILITTVWLGFIGFLDDYIKVFRKDKKGLAGKFKILGQVIIGLIVGFTLYFHDDVVIREKIMQTSSRSASELSEFEKVDDHDQRFSRSSVKSTKTTIPFFKNNEFDYALILKPLGEKAMKHAWIVFVPIVILIIAAVSNGANLTDGIDGLATGTSAIIGATLGILAWVSGNFVFADYLNIMYLPDTGELTIFVSAFVGACTGFLWYNTYPAQVFMGDTGSLSLGGVIAVLAIMIRKELLIPILCGIFLAENLSVVLQVSYFKRTKRKYGEGRRIFRMSPLHHHYQMLGYAEPKIVMRFFIVGIMLAIFTIVTLKIR; from the coding sequence ATGTTATACTATCTGTTTGACTATCTGGACAAGACCTTCGATTTCCCGGGAGCCGGAATGTTTCAATACATCTCCTTCCGGGCTGCTTTGGCGGTAATTACCTCGCTCACCATATCGTTGCTCTTCGGAAAATCACTGATTAATTATCTTAAAAAGAAACTGGTAGGCGAAATTGTCAGGGATCTTGGCCTGGAAGGCCAAAAACAAAAACAAGGCACTCCTACCATGGGTGGATTGATCATTCTCAGTGCGATTGTAATCCCAACGCTGCTCTTTGCCAAACTCAACAACATTTATATTATTCTCATCCTGATCACCACTGTATGGCTGGGTTTTATCGGTTTTCTTGATGATTACATAAAAGTTTTCAGAAAGGACAAAAAAGGACTTGCAGGCAAATTTAAGATTCTGGGCCAGGTTATCATCGGTCTGATCGTTGGTTTTACGCTCTACTTCCATGATGATGTGGTAATCCGTGAAAAAATCATGCAGACAAGCTCCCGCTCAGCCTCTGAACTCAGCGAATTTGAAAAGGTAGACGACCATGATCAGCGATTTTCACGGTCCAGTGTTAAATCAACCAAGACGACCATACCATTTTTCAAGAATAATGAATTCGATTACGCGCTCATCCTGAAGCCATTAGGCGAAAAGGCCATGAAGCATGCCTGGATTGTATTTGTACCCATTGTAATCCTGATTATTGCAGCGGTTTCGAATGGCGCCAACCTGACCGACGGGATCGATGGTCTGGCTACCGGCACTTCAGCGATCATCGGGGCAACCCTGGGTATACTGGCATGGGTATCAGGCAACTTTGTATTTGCCGATTACCTGAACATCATGTACCTGCCCGACACCGGAGAGCTGACCATTTTTGTCAGTGCCTTTGTCGGGGCGTGTACCGGATTCTTATGGTACAACACTTATCCGGCTCAGGTCTTTATGGGTGATACCGGCTCTCTTTCACTGGGAGGTGTCATCGCGGTACTGGCGATCATGATCAGGAAAGAATTACTGATTCCCATTCTCTGCGGAATTTTTCTTGCCGAAAATCTTTCAGTGGTCCTGCAGGTGAGTTATTTCAAAAGAACAAAACGGAAGTACGGTGAAGGAAGGCGCATATTCAGGATGTCGCCGCTTCATCATCACTACCAGATGCTGGGTTATGCCGAGCCTAAGATCGTGATGCGCTTTTTCATTGTTGGCATTATGCTGGCAATTTTCACCATAGTAACTCTTAAAATCAGATAA
- the murD gene encoding UDP-N-acetylmuramoyl-L-alanine--D-glutamate ligase yields MYSNPKTVILGAGESGTGAALLARSRGLEVFVSDQSPINEKYRNELIQNGIPFEEGGHSANLLENTTEIIKSPGIPDSAPLVKSAIDKGIRVISEIEFASRYTNASKICITGSNGKTTTTSLLWHMMHTAGLNAGLAGNIGNSFARQVAGQDYDVYALELSSFQLDGMSRFRADTAILLNITPDHLDRYEHDLMKYAASKMRIIRNQTADNAFIWCSDDEVSSKMIKNTPLNQQVFRISLHDQGHEGAFIEDNKIIFNIKGETFSMTIEELALQGKHNIYNSMAAGVAAKLVGIRKETIRQCLSDFQHVEHRLEHVANIHGIEFINDSKATNINSAWWALESQNKPVIWIAGGIDKGNDYTKLYDVVKSRVKALICLGVDNRPLVEAFKDIIPVITETRSAADAVNAAYYLAQKDDVVLLAPACASFDLFENYEDRGRQFKAAVHAL; encoded by the coding sequence ATGTATTCCAACCCCAAAACAGTCATTCTCGGAGCCGGCGAAAGCGGGACCGGAGCTGCTTTGCTCGCCAGGAGCAGGGGATTGGAAGTATTTGTTTCAGATCAGTCACCCATTAATGAAAAATACAGAAATGAACTGATCCAAAACGGGATTCCGTTTGAAGAAGGGGGGCACAGCGCAAACCTGCTCGAAAACACTACGGAGATCATTAAAAGTCCGGGCATTCCCGATAGTGCACCGCTGGTGAAGTCAGCCATTGATAAAGGCATTCGTGTCATTTCCGAAATCGAATTTGCCAGCCGCTACACCAATGCCTCCAAAATATGCATAACGGGGAGCAATGGCAAAACGACCACTACCAGCCTGCTGTGGCATATGATGCATACGGCAGGATTGAATGCAGGACTTGCCGGAAATATAGGCAACAGCTTCGCCCGTCAGGTAGCTGGTCAGGATTACGATGTATACGCGTTGGAACTGAGTAGTTTTCAGCTGGACGGAATGAGCCGTTTCCGCGCTGACACGGCCATACTGCTGAACATCACCCCTGACCACCTTGACCGGTACGAACATGACCTGATGAAATATGCTGCTTCAAAAATGCGCATCATCAGGAATCAGACAGCTGATAACGCCTTCATCTGGTGCAGTGACGATGAAGTATCGTCGAAAATGATCAAAAACACGCCGCTGAATCAGCAGGTATTCCGCATCAGCCTTCATGACCAGGGGCATGAGGGCGCATTCATAGAAGACAATAAAATAATATTCAACATAAAAGGGGAAACGTTCAGTATGACAATCGAAGAACTGGCTTTGCAAGGCAAGCACAATATCTACAATTCCATGGCAGCAGGCGTTGCAGCCAAACTGGTCGGCATCAGAAAAGAGACCATCAGGCAATGCCTGTCAGATTTCCAGCATGTTGAACACCGTCTGGAACATGTGGCCAATATCCATGGCATTGAATTTATCAATGATTCCAAGGCAACCAATATCAACTCGGCATGGTGGGCGCTCGAAAGCCAGAACAAACCCGTGATTTGGATAGCCGGAGGCATAGATAAAGGGAATGACTACACCAAGCTCTATGATGTTGTGAAGTCAAGGGTAAAAGCCCTGATTTGCCTTGGTGTAGATAACAGGCCCCTGGTTGAAGCATTCAAAGACATCATTCCTGTAATTACGGAAACCAGGTCGGCGGCCGATGCGGTAAATGCTGCCTATTACCTGGCACAGAAGGATGATGTGGTTTTGCTTGCCCCCGCCTGCGCCAGTTTTGACCTTTTCGAAAATTACGAGGACCGCGGCCGGCAGTTCAAGGCAGCAGTGCACGCCTTGTAA
- the murC gene encoding UDP-N-acetylmuramate--L-alanine ligase, with amino-acid sequence MKTEALHTVYFLGIGGIGMSALARYLNAAGVKVHGYDKTPTSLTTALEKEGMKIHYDDRPDLIPDDTDLIVYTPAIPADLEEFRKASSGSFRMIKRSALLGEITDSKHTLAVAGTHGKTTVSSLLAHIMYSSAQGCTAFLGGIAKNYNSNLLLMPESKFMVAEADEFDRSFLKLNPQAAVITSVDADHLDIYKTHDNLKASFTNFSEKIRENGQMVIKMGLDLNLKTKPGVKIYRYSMSGEADFAALNLRMIDGQYHYDIKTPGGIITGIKPALPGLFNIENSIAAAALSWLNGATEEEIRKGINSFTGVKRRFDHQVVNKNVIYIDDYAHHPEELKACIKSVRDLYPGRHITGIFQPHLYTRTRDFSDGFAESLSMLDRVILLDIYPARELPIEGVNSAMLLNKITLNDKQLCPKTGVLELIGKLKPDLLLTLGAGDIDQLVEPITALLNRNEEK; translated from the coding sequence GTGAAAACTGAAGCACTGCACACTGTTTACTTTCTGGGGATCGGAGGCATCGGAATGAGCGCCCTTGCCCGCTACCTGAATGCAGCAGGGGTGAAAGTGCATGGCTATGACAAAACGCCTACCAGCCTGACTACTGCCCTTGAAAAGGAGGGGATGAAAATACATTATGATGACCGGCCGGACCTGATTCCCGATGATACCGATCTCATTGTTTATACCCCCGCCATTCCGGCTGACCTGGAAGAATTCCGCAAAGCATCCTCGGGCTCGTTCAGAATGATTAAACGTTCAGCGCTATTGGGAGAAATAACCGACAGCAAGCATACCCTTGCCGTTGCAGGAACGCATGGCAAAACCACTGTAAGCAGTCTGCTCGCCCACATCATGTATTCATCGGCCCAAGGTTGTACTGCCTTTTTGGGTGGAATTGCCAAAAATTATAACAGCAACCTGCTGCTAATGCCCGAAAGCAAATTTATGGTAGCCGAAGCCGATGAGTTTGACCGCTCATTTCTGAAACTAAACCCGCAGGCAGCGGTGATTACTTCGGTTGATGCAGATCACCTGGACATTTACAAAACGCATGATAATCTTAAGGCTTCATTTACCAACTTTTCAGAGAAAATCCGTGAAAACGGCCAGATGGTTATCAAAATGGGATTGGACCTGAACCTGAAGACTAAACCCGGAGTTAAAATATACCGGTATTCAATGTCAGGGGAAGCTGATTTTGCTGCATTAAACCTTAGGATGATTGATGGACAATACCATTACGACATCAAAACACCAGGAGGAATCATTACCGGAATCAAACCCGCCCTGCCGGGACTCTTCAATATTGAGAACAGCATTGCCGCTGCAGCCCTGAGCTGGCTGAACGGGGCCACAGAAGAGGAAATCAGAAAAGGAATCAACTCCTTCACCGGGGTAAAGCGCCGCTTTGACCACCAGGTGGTAAACAAAAATGTAATATACATTGATGATTACGCCCATCACCCGGAAGAATTAAAAGCCTGTATAAAATCGGTAAGGGATTTGTACCCGGGGCGCCATATTACCGGTATCTTCCAGCCACACCTGTATACCAGAACCAGAGACTTCTCCGATGGATTTGCTGAAAGCCTGTCGATGCTCGACAGGGTAATCCTGCTTGACATATACCCGGCCAGAGAATTGCCCATTGAAGGCGTAAATTCTGCCATGTTGCTGAATAAAATAACGCTGAACGATAAACAACTTTGCCCTAAAACAGGTGTACTGGAATTGATAGGCAAGTTAAAACCGGATTTATTGCTTACCCTGGGCGCAGGCGATATCGACCAGCTGGTTGAGCCAATCACTGCATTACTGAACAGAAACGAAGAAAAATGA
- a CDS encoding cell division protein FtsQ/DivIB, with protein sequence MRKAFVIFFWSILVGGLASLFVFANQKQQEVTCPEFIIGISNDGPHQLISEQYIRQQITRAGYRIKKQRLADIKAEEIQELLRKNPYIRSANITIGVNGSVIAHIRQRQPLLRVFTETGRQFYIDSEGFIMPVNAEFATRVVVANGKIPDISLKSGNDRNRDVKPEKNLHPELQKVFLTAKAVKQDAFSEALTEQIFINTAGEIELIPKLGNHTILLGDTTILNDKLNKLKLFYKQGIRNDAWNKYVMINLKFRDQVVCSKSSQYGTI encoded by the coding sequence ATGAGAAAAGCTTTTGTCATATTTTTCTGGAGTATACTGGTCGGAGGCCTGGCCAGTCTGTTTGTATTTGCCAATCAAAAGCAGCAGGAAGTAACCTGTCCTGAATTTATCATCGGAATCAGCAACGACGGCCCGCACCAGCTGATATCAGAGCAATACATCAGACAACAGATTACCCGGGCCGGATACAGGATTAAAAAGCAGAGACTCGCGGATATCAAGGCTGAAGAAATTCAGGAGTTGCTCAGGAAAAATCCTTATATCAGATCGGCCAATATTACCATTGGAGTAAACGGGTCAGTAATAGCACATATCCGGCAGCGTCAACCATTGCTCCGGGTTTTTACCGAAACCGGAAGGCAGTTTTACATTGACTCAGAAGGGTTTATCATGCCCGTAAATGCTGAATTCGCAACCAGGGTGGTGGTTGCCAACGGCAAAATACCTGACATATCATTAAAATCAGGAAACGACCGTAACCGGGACGTTAAACCGGAGAAGAACCTGCACCCGGAATTACAGAAAGTTTTTCTTACAGCAAAAGCTGTCAAACAGGACGCTTTTTCGGAGGCACTGACTGAACAGATTTTCATCAATACAGCCGGTGAAATAGAACTTATCCCCAAGCTGGGGAATCACACCATTTTATTGGGTGATACCACAATACTGAATGACAAACTGAATAAACTAAAATTGTTTTACAAGCAGGGAATCCGGAATGACGCATGGAACAAGTATGTTATGATTAACCTCAAGTTCCGCGACCAGGTTGTATGCTCAAAATCATCACAATATGGAACCATCTGA